In Bacillota bacterium, the DNA window AGGGCGTGGTTAGTCGTAGGCCTAATCGGCGTACTGGTTCTGGCCTGGCTAGCTTGGGCTGGGGACGCGCTTGGAACCGCTGCGGGGGAGCGCACCTGGACTGACGTGCTCCGAAGGCTGGTTGGCATGATCGAGTCCGCCAGTGTCAACCAGGTACCAGCGGATCAGTTGTGGGAAGCCGCGGCACGCGGGATGATCGGTGCGTTGGACGATCCGTATGGTCAATACCTGGATGTGAAGAGCTTCGAGCAGCTAGAAAGTTCGATTGCGGGGAGCTATGAGGGTATCGGCGTGACAATTGAAGCTCTCCAAGGGCGGGTTCTAATAGTCAACGTGTTTCCACAGGGCCCGGCTGCGCGCGTGGGATTGCA includes these proteins:
- a CDS encoding PDZ domain-containing protein, producing MIESASVNQVPADQLWEAAARGMIGALDDPYGQYLDVKSFEQLESSIAGSYEGIGVTIEALQGRVLIVNVFPQGPAARVGLHGADVLVEADGKPLKGMAPEAVAGLLRGPAGTPVRLLVMREGWDEPREIVVVREKIVIPSVESRMLGDG